In Candidatus Zixiibacteriota bacterium, the sequence CGCCGCTCTCTTTTTCCCGTACCGGGTTATCAGACGGAAGAAAATATCTTTCAAAGGTCCAAATAGGAAGGTAGAACTGAGCAGGTGTTGAGAGGCTGTTTCATTCTCCAAATCCGAGTTCGAGTAAAGATAATCCAGCCCGGTTTTAAGCTTTTCTGAAAGTGTTATTTTTAACCCTATTTTTTGCCTTAGCTTGAGTGAAGAGTAGGGAGATGCATCCCATTGGCTATAACTGAAATTCAAAGAGTATCTTGAGGAGAGCCTGTAAACCGACTTCAGCATAACCCCTTTTTCTCCTTTTTCTCTGGAAGGGTATTCGTATTCGATTTCGTCAATTGTCGTGAGGGTGTAATCCGGATTGGAAGGACCTGCTCCGAAAAGGTGCACATAATTATTAGAATAGCTCCAGCCGGATAATTCCACCAGGACCGGCTTGTCCCTGAAAATCAGCACCGAAGCCCAGCCGGTGGCGCCATTGTTAAGAATGGAATATTCACTGGAAAGTCCTAATTTACCTTTTGTACCTTTAAGATAAAAGCTCAGGTTCCGGTCGTAAAATGAGGATACTTTTTTTAATCTGCCCTCAGACCTTAAAAGGCCAAAATTAAAATCTTTAAATGAGGCTGAGAGATTTAAAGCCCAGAGCTCCTGAGATGGAGTTCCCTTTTTATTTTTCGACAGGATAAGCTCCGGCTGAAAAAAGCCGAAATCCGATTGGATCAGAACCCCGTTGAACCTGCCAGAAATCGGATAAAGGAAGGAGCTCTGTTTGTTTTCATCATCAGCCTTCAAAAGAGGATGGTATCCGATGTTCAATCCCAGGCCGATTTTTTTGTCAAAGCTGCCTAGCACTATTCTTTTAACATATCCAAGGTTTAAAATCTCCAGGCTTCTTTTCTTAACCTGAGGATCAGACGTTCCCTCCCTTTGAAGCTCAAACTGGAAAAGGAATCTCTTCTCTACTTGAAATTTTGTGAGCACAAAATCAGAGGAATAATCCTGGTCAAATCTCTGTCTACTTTGTAAGGAAATACGTCCCTTTGCCTGGCTCAATATCTCAGGCAGAAAAAAGCTTCCGGCGGTAGAATAAAAAGGCGCAGTTTTCTCTGGCAAGGGTATCAGACTGGATGAATCTGCCAACTGCTCCACTTCGGACTGGGTGAAATCCGGTAGAAAAAGCAGCCGGTCTTTTTGTGGAGAGCTAAACGCTACTCCCTCGTGGAGGAGATCCAAAAGCTCTAAGTATTCGGCATAAGTTAAGTCTCCTGATAGAAGCCCTTCCTCTATGTCTTCCTCATTTTCATAAAATTGGGAGGAGATGGTCTGAGAAAATGTCAAAGAAAAGGGGATTAAGAGAAGCATGAAAAGATAGATTGCAGATTTTGACATTCAAAAAAGGGTTTAACAGGATGAAACTCTTCTTCAGAAGACCTTAAAGTTCTCTTAAACCGTACTGGTCGATCTTTCTATATAAGGTCCGTTCTCCGATTCCTAAAATCTTAGCAGCTTTTTTCCGGTTGCCGCCCACCATTTTAAGGGTTTTATCGATAAGCTCTTTTTCCATCTCCTCCAGGCTTACCTGGGGCTTTACCTCAACACTTTTAGATTCTTTTTTAAGCTCCAAACTTTTTTCCTCAAGGAATTCCTTTCGCAGGACAGCGATCTCCTTTCTCAAACCCAAAAGCGCCTGGTAGATTAGCTCGTGTTCAGCCGCGGTCACACTTTTCCCCGTAATTACGGGCAGATGCCTTTCAATCTGCACCTGCTTATCGATATATTTTAACACATCCTGGGCTTCTATAAAACGGTCAGCAGAAAAAACCAAACTGCTCTCCAAGAAGTTCCTCAATTCACGGACATTTCCGGGCCAGTGATATTTCAGCAAAAGCTCCATCGCCTCTTCTGTTACTCCTAAGATTTTCTTAGGGCTTTCCTGGTTTAATTTCTGGATAAAATCATAAACCAGTATGGGGATATCCTTGACCCTCTCCCTTAATGGGGGTATATCGATTTTCACCACGCTTAACCTGAAATAGAGATCACTGCGAAAACTTCCCATCTCTACTTCCCTTTCCAGGTCTTTATTGGTAGCAGCTATAATCCTGGCATCCACTTTGACATCCTTAACCCCTCCCACCCTTAAGAAGGTTTTCTCCTCCAGAATCCTCAAAAGCTTGACCTGTATGGCAGGTTTTATCTCAGCTATCTCATCCAGAAAGATGGTTCCCTTATCTGCCCTTTCGAAAAGTCCTTCTCTTTTGCTTATTGCACCGGTAAAGGCTCCTCTCTCATGTCCGAAAAGCTCGCTTTCCAGTACCCCTTCTGCAAAAGCTCCGCAGTTGGCGGCTATGAAAGGGTAATCTTTTCTTGGTGAATTATTATGAATTGCCCGTGCCACCAATTCTTTTCCGGTTCCGCTTTCTCCCGTGATAGACACGGTGATGTTGGTCGGGGCAACCTGCAGAATCGCCTCCGCGATCTTTTTTAATTCCTCTGATTTCCCCACCAGGCCGCAGGATTCTAAGAATTCTTTTTCCTTGAGAAGTTTCTTAACCTTTATCCTGACCTCCTCAGGTGCCAGAGGTAGTTGAAGAAGGTCATCTGCCCCGCACCCCAGAAAGATATCCTGCTGTTCGGGTATTTCCTCTGAAGCCACCAAGAGATCTGATCTCGGATTTTTGTTTGCAATCTTCTTTATCAGGCTCTCGCAGGGATAGTCCTCGATACGGGAGTCAAGAATCACAATCTCCGAGGGTTCTTCTTTAAGTTTTTTCAACCCTTCGGTGCTGTCAAGGGCTGTGGAAATCTCAAAATCCGGCAGGATCCCTTTTAGGTCCTGGTGAAACTCGCTGGATTTGCTTATACTCAGTATCTTGTGATTTTGAACCATAAAATGCTAAGAAAATAACAGGAAGGAGTCTTTTTGGCAATCTTTTTTATATTTTGTTCAATCCCTGAATCTTCCTTTTCTCTTTTTCTGTTTACCCGTCCCTTTCTCAGACACCAGGTTGAAATCTATCTCTCTTTCCTCTTTGTTCACTCTGATTAACTGAACTTTAACCCGCTCACCCAGATTATAAATCTTTCTGGAATGTCTGCCTACTAACCTTTTATTCTTCTCATCATACCTGTAATAGTCATCCTCCATTGAACTCAGGCGGACCAGGCCTTCTGCCAGGAGGTCATCCAGCCTTACAAAGAAGCCAAATGGCAAAATTCCGGAGATGACTCCGCTGAAGTGCTCTCCTAGTCTGTCTTTCAGGTACTCTATCTGTTTGAGTTTGATAGATTCCTGCTCGACCTCATCTGCCAGCCTCTCCCGGTCTGAGGTGAACTTCCCAATGAAAGGCAGCTTCTCCTGCAGATAAGCTCTTCTTTCCGGCGCATAGTGTTTAGTTTCCTCAAGCTCTTTTAGAAGTCGGTGTATCAGAAGGTCTGGATACCTGCGAATAGGGGAAGTGAAATGGGTGTAATGGGAGAAGGCTAAACCGAAATGGCCGATATTCTCCGGCTGGTAACAGGCTTTTTTCAAAGACCTTAAAAGAAGCTCGTTTATCAGCTCCTCCTGGGGTGTTTCCTCAGCCGATTTAAGAAATCTCTGAATCCTTCTGGGACTGATTGAGGCATCTTTTTTTTCAATTGGGAACTTATATCCTAAGGTGGAGATAAATTCTGCGAAGTTTTCGATTTTCTCTTTGTCCGGCTGGTCGTGAACCCGGTACAGAAAAGGTACTTTCAGAGAATTGGCATATTTTGCCACGCACTGGTTTGCCAGAAGCATGAACTCCTCAATCAGCCTGTGGCTTTCCAGCCTCTCCTGTTTGAAGATGTCCAGAACCCTGCCATCCTTTCCTATAAGGACTTTAGCCTCGGGCAGGTCAAAGTCCAAACTTCCCTTGGCTATTCTTTTCTGATGAAGAATCTGGCTTAATTTCAGCATCTCCTTTAAAGTCTGTTCCAGCCCTGAAAGATTTTTATTCGATTTGCCAGTATCGAAAAAAACCTGCACTTCATCATAATTCAACTTGGCCCTGCTCTGAATAAGGCTTGTTGCAATCCGATACTTGATTACTTTGCCCTTTGGGTCTATCTCCATTAGGCAGGAATAGGTGAGCTTCTCTTCTTCAGGCCTTAAGCTGCAGATCTGGTTGGAAAGCCTTTCCGGCAGCAT encodes:
- a CDS encoding sigma-54 dependent transcriptional regulator, which gives rise to MVQNHKILSISKSSEFHQDLKGILPDFEISTALDSTEGLKKLKEEPSEIVILDSRIEDYPCESLIKKIANKNPRSDLLVASEEIPEQQDIFLGCGADDLLQLPLAPEEVRIKVKKLLKEKEFLESCGLVGKSEELKKIAEAILQVAPTNITVSITGESGTGKELVARAIHNNSPRKDYPFIAANCGAFAEGVLESELFGHERGAFTGAISKREGLFERADKGTIFLDEIAEIKPAIQVKLLRILEEKTFLRVGGVKDVKVDARIIAATNKDLEREVEMGSFRSDLYFRLSVVKIDIPPLRERVKDIPILVYDFIQKLNQESPKKILGVTEEAMELLLKYHWPGNVRELRNFLESSLVFSADRFIEAQDVLKYIDKQVQIERHLPVITGKSVTAAEHELIYQALLGLRKEIAVLRKEFLEEKSLELKKESKSVEVKPQVSLEEMEKELIDKTLKMVGGNRKKAAKILGIGERTLYRKIDQYGLREL
- the rnr gene encoding ribonuclease R, with the translated sequence MPIDKSRILNFMADKAYRPLKIRELAKGMKIPEEYYRALRRTVRSMLQEGSIVKIRKNRLGLPEKLNLVVGKLTVNKSGFGFVQSEDGKEEVYINKEDVGTALNGDKVVVRIYGRRTGKSREGTIIKILERANQIIVGTFKRGKHFFFVQPDDKRFSRDIYIPVPAEAKEGQKVVVSLEEWQDRYLNPEGKIKEILGYPDDPGVDILALIREYQLPSEFPGEIEREAEKLSQRIPELEYRTRVDFRDKICFTIDPWDAKDHDDAVSLEKLDSGNYLLGVHIADVSYYVKENTRLDKEALSRGNSVYLADRVIPMLPERLSNQICSLRPEEEKLTYSCLMEIDPKGKVIKYRIATSLIQSRAKLNYDEVQVFFDTGKSNKNLSGLEQTLKEMLKLSQILHQKRIAKGSLDFDLPEAKVLIGKDGRVLDIFKQERLESHRLIEEFMLLANQCVAKYANSLKVPFLYRVHDQPDKEKIENFAEFISTLGYKFPIEKKDASISPRRIQRFLKSAEETPQEELINELLLRSLKKACYQPENIGHFGLAFSHYTHFTSPIRRYPDLLIHRLLKELEETKHYAPERRAYLQEKLPFIGKFTSDRERLADEVEQESIKLKQIEYLKDRLGEHFSGVISGILPFGFFVRLDDLLAEGLVRLSSMEDDYYRYDEKNKRLVGRHSRKIYNLGERVKVQLIRVNKEEREIDFNLVSEKGTGKQKKRKGRFRD